The genome window GACGATTGATTCCCCCTGTGCTTTTTTGAAAAAGATGCGTGCGTCCCTGCACAACACTTGCTACACATACCCCCACAAATCACAGAGGAGTCATATCATGTGGGATTATACGGAGACTGTAAAAGATCACTTTCTGCATCCGCGAAATGTGGGTGAAATTGAAGACGCCGACGGTGTCGGCATGGAAGGATCATTGGCTTGTGGCGACGCACTTAAGATTTCTTTCAAATTGGATGACGAAGGAAGGATCGCTGACGTAAAATTTAAAACATTCGGCTGCGCCAGCGCCATTGCATCCGCGTCCATTCTAACTGAAATGGTCAAAGGACTGACTATTGAAGAAGCGGCGCACGTCAGCAACAGCCAGATTGTGACGAAACTGGGCGGCCTGCCTGACCAGAAACTTCATTGTTCTGTGATGGGTGAAGAAGCACTAAAAGCCGCTATCTGCAATTTTAAAACAGGAAAACATGCCACTCGGAAAACGCCTGTGGGCCGTATTATCTGCAATTGCTTCGGTGTTACAGAAAACGATATTGAATCAGCAGTTCGTGATCATCACTTAACGGCTGTTGACCAAATCGGAGACCTGACGAAAGCCGGCACCGCCTGTGGTTCCTGTAAGGATGATATTAAAGACATTATCGATCGAGTATTAAAAGAAATGAAAAATGAAGAGGGAAAACCAGCTATGACCAATCTTGAAAAAATTGAAAAAATTAAATCTGTTATTGAATCCACCATTCGTCCCGCACTGCAGCAGGATGGGGGTGATATCCGCCTGATTGATGTCGAAGCCAACACCGTCAAAGTGGAATTGCAGGGAGCTTGCTCCGGCTGTCCTATGGCGGCCATGACGTTAAAGGG of Spartobacteria bacterium contains these proteins:
- the nifU gene encoding Fe-S cluster assembly protein NifU, which encodes MWDYTETVKDHFLHPRNVGEIEDADGVGMEGSLACGDALKISFKLDDEGRIADVKFKTFGCASAIASASILTEMVKGLTIEEAAHVSNSQIVTKLGGLPDQKLHCSVMGEEALKAAICNFKTGKHATRKTPVGRIICNCFGVTENDIESAVRDHHLTAVDQIGDLTKAGTACGSCKDDIKDIIDRVLKEMKNEEGKPAMTNLEKIEKIKSVIESTIRPALQQDGGDIRLIDVEANTVKVELQGACSGCPMAAMTLKGFVEEQIKQLVDPALVIEAVR